The following nucleotide sequence is from Synechococcus sp. KORDI-52.
GATCACGTCGCGCCGTTCGAACAATGAGCGCGTCGCCGAGTGACGCAGCATGTCGATCTCCTCGTTGATCGACGCCGTCTTGGCGATGTAGGTGTCGCTGACCGGAACGTAAGCCTCCGGCTGGTAGTAGTCGTAATAGGAAATGAAGTATTCAACGGCGTTCTCCGGGAAGAACTCCCGCAACTCGTTGCAGAGCTGGGCCGCCAGGGTTTTGTTGTGAGCCAGCACCAAGGCCGGCCTGCCGGTCTGGGCGATGACGTTGGCCATCGTGAACGTCTTGCCCGTCCCCGTCGCCCCCAGCAGGGTCTGATAGCGCTCGCCACTGTTCACCCCCGCCACCAGCTGCTTGATCGCGGTCGGCTGGTCGCCCTTGGGGGAATAAGGAGCCGTGAGGTCGTAGGCAGGCATGGGTGCGGGGCCAGACGGCGGCTGTCAATTATCGCCGGGGAGCAAGATGAAGTGCTGCGGCTCCCCGACCCGTGACCCCGATCCGGCTGGTTCACCATGCCCCCGGTGCCCCAGGCTTGCGCTGGCTCGGCCTCGGGCCGGATCTGCGCCCCGGCAGGGCGCTGCTGAAGCTGCAACGGCTGTTCGATCGCCATGCCTTCTGGGCTCGCGGCCGTAGCTTTTCCCAGCTGCGGCGATTGCTGGCCGGCAGCGACGCCGTGGTGAGCCTCTGGCGGGGCAAGCGGCTGGTGGGCTTCGGCCGGGCCACCTCCGATGGCTTCAGCCGGGCTGTGCTCTGGGACATCGTCGTGGCCGGCGATCTGCAGGGCCATGGCCTGGGCCGCCGGGTGATCGAAGAACTTCTCCACACCCCGCCGGTGGTGGGCGTGGAACGGGTGTATCTGATGACCACCAAGAGTGCGGGCTTCTACCGGCAACTGGGCTTCCAGGATGCGAACCCCCAGCAATTGATGGTGCTGCGCCGCTGAGGCATCTCAATTCTGTTAAGCCCGGTACGATCCGGATCCGTCAGATCAGCCGATGCCCCGGTCCGCGTCCCAGCCCCCTGACGACGCCCTGCAGGGCAATCTGTTTGGCGCTCCCGAACCAGCAACGCCGGCTGCGCCCGGCAGCGAACCTGAGGCGGCCAGCCACGACCTCAGCGACGACGAACTCGGGGCCGATGCCGCCGCACGGCCCCGCCAGCGCCAGGCCCCATCAACTGACAGCAGCGCTGAGACCCCAGGGGCCAGCGATCCCGAACCCAGCAGCGACGAACCGGCCTGGGCCCACCACAGCCAGCTGGATCCGCTGGAGCTCACGCCGATGCTGCGCCACTACGTGGAGCTCAAAGCGGCCCATCCCGAACGGGTGCTGCTCTACCGCCTGGGCGACTTCTTCGAGTGCTTCTTCGAGGACGCGATCGAGCTCTCCCGGGTGCTGGAGCTCACCCTCACCGGCAAGGAGGGCGGCAAGGCGATCGGCCGGGTGCCGATGGCGGGCATCCCCCACCACGCCGCTGAGCGCTACTGCGCCGAACTGATCAAGCAGGGCTACAGCGTGGCCCTCTGCGATCAACTGGAAACCACTCCCACCAAGGGCGCCCTGCTCAAGCGGGACATCACCCGGGTGCTGACCCCTGGCACGGTGCTGGAGGAGGGCATGCTCAGCGCCCGCCGGAACAACTGGCTGGCGGCGGTGGTGGTGGAGCCGGCCGAGGGGAAACAACCGCTGCGCTGGGGCCTGGCCAGCGCTGATGTGAGCACCGGCGAGGTGCAGGTGATGCAGCGGGAGGAGAGCAGCGCCCTGCACCAGCAACTGGCCCAGCAGGAGGCCTCCGAACTGCTCTGGGCCGCCGCCCTCGATGCTGAGCGGCCGGCCTGGTGCCCGGAACGGTTGCGACTGACGCCGATGGCCAGCACCCCCTTCAGCCCAGCGGACGCGGAGCGCACCCTGCAACAGCACTACGGGCTCAGCAGCCTCGATGGCCTGGGCCTGCCGGAACAGCCCTTGGCCCTGCAGGCCCTCGGCGGCCTGCTGCGCTACCTGCAGGACACCCAACCCCTGGAGGAAGAAAGCCGCATTCCCCTGGAGGTGCCGGCGATCGTGCACCGCGGCGATGCCCTGGTGCTGGATGCCCAGACCCGCCGCAACCTCGAGCTCACCGCCACCCAGCGCGACAACCAGTTGCAGGGGTCGCTGCTCTGGGCGATCGATCGCACCCTCACCGCCATGGGCGGCCGTTGCCTGCGCCGCTGGCTGGAAGCACCGTTGATGGACCGCCAAGCCATTCAGCAGCGCCAGGATCTGGTGAGCAGCCTGGTGGGGGAGCGCAGCCTGCGGCTGGCCATCCGTCAGCTGCTGCGGCCGATGGGCGACCTGGAGCGGCTGGCCGGCCGGGCCGGAGCGGGCCACGCCGGTGCCCGTGATCTGGTAGCTATCGCTGATGGCCTGGAACGGTTACCCCAGCTCACCGCGCGGCTGAAATCTGCGATCAGCTCGGGGCCGGAGTGGCTGGAGCAACTGCTCAGCCCCGATCCAGCCCTGGCCGAGCTGGCCCGAACGATTCGCCACAAGCTGGTGGAGGCCCCACCGCTCTCCCTCTCCGAGGGAGATCTGATCCATGACGGCGTCGACCCGCTGCTGGATGGGTTGCGGAACCAGCTGGACGATCAGGACGCCTGGCTCAGCCACCAGGAGCAACAGGAGCGCCAACGCAGTGGCATCAGCACCCTGAAGCTGCAGCACCACCGCACCTTCGGCTATTTCCTGGCGGTGAGCAAAGCCAAAGCCACCGCCGTTCCAGACCACTGGATCCGGCGCCAGACCCTGGCCAACGAGGAACGCTTCATCACTCCGGAGCTCAAAGAGCGAGAGGGGCGCATCTTCCAGCTGCGGGCCCGGGCTTGCCAACGGGAATACGAGCTGTTCTGCCAGCTGCGGGACGAGGTGGGGGCCATGGCTGCACCAATTCGCCAGGCTGCCCGCGCCGTCGCGGCCCTCGATGCCCTCACGGGCCTCGCCGACGTGGCCGCCAGCGGTGGCTACTGCGCACCAACCATCACCGACGGCCGGGGGCTGCAGCTGGAGGCCAGCCGCCATCCAGTGGTGGAGCAGCGGTTGGTGGAAACTGCGTTCACCCCCAATGATGTGCTGCTCGGTGATGGCACCGATCTGGTGGTGCTCACGGGCCCCAACGCGAGTGGCAAGAGCTGCTACCTACGCCAGATCGGCCTGATCCAGTTGATGGCCCAGATCGGCAGCTGGGTGCCGGCACGATCCGCGACTGTCGGCATCGCCGATCGGATCTTCACCCGGGTGGGTGCCGTGGATGATCTGGCCGCCGGCCAGTCCACCTTCATGGTGGAGATGGCCGAAACCGCCAACATCCTGCACCACGCCAGCGATCGTTCCCTGGTGCTGCTCGATGAGATCGGGCGTGGCACCGCCACCTTCGATGGCCTCTCGATCGCCTGGGCCGTGAGCGAGCACCTGGCCGGCGACCTGGGCAGCCGCACCGTGTTCGCCACCCATTATCACGAGCTGAACAACCTGGCCTCTGAACGCGACAACGTGGCCAACTTCCAGGTGCTGGTGGAGGAAACCGGTGAGGATCTGGTCTTCCTCCATCAGGTGCAGGCCGGCGGCGCCAGCCGCAGCTACGGCATCGAAGCGGCGCGACTCGCCGGTGTTCCCAAGCCCGTGGTGAAACGGGCCCGCCAGGTGCTGGATCAACTGGCGGCCTAATCACTCAATCGATCAGCTCATCACTCCCAGGCTTTAATCACTCAGAACAGACGCAAGCCATATGGACACAAAGACTGAACTCAATAAAAAAATTGCCGCAGCCGTTGCGGAATACAAGACCAGCCCAAAACAATTACGCCTCCTCAGCCGACACCTGCGGAAGCCAGAGACACGAAAAGCCTGCCGCATCTGTGCCACAAAATTGCTCAAACTAAATCCGGACTCCAAAGATGCAATAGCCTCACTGATTTACACCTACGCCAACAGCAGCTACAGCGAAAAAATCCGCACAGCACTGGACCTCGCACACCAAAACTGCCAAGGCAATGAAGACAATCTCAATAAGATTCTGCATAAAGTATTTAAATATCTAAACGAGAAGGAGGCTGGCAACTTTGAAGGAATTTTGCACCAATACAAGATCGAGAAAGCCGAAATCTCCCGGCGACTGCAGATCAATCTAAACGCCAGAACGCGCCTCTTGAATCGCGCCAGCATTGAAACCAACAGCTGCGATGTGATCACCGTTGCTTCCAACGAAGGGCCCTACATAGCAGAATTTATTCACCACTACATTTACCAAGGATTTAGAAATCTTTTCATCGGACTGAACAACGACACCTCCGGACAAACAGGACCAATCATTGAATTAATTGCCAAGCAATATCCCCAGGTTCACCTGATCAATACAGACCAAGAGCATCAGCAAGGACAGCAGCGCAGTTCCTACTGCAAGCTCTATGACGAAGCATCCAAGATCAGTCAATCCTCCCATTGCATGGTGGTGGATGTGGATGAGTCCTGGGTCGCCTATCCCTTAACAACCACGATCAAGGAGTTCTTGGCTGCTCAACCAGAAGCTGATGTGATCTCCTCAAATTGGCTGCACTGCCATGGCGGCAATCTGTTCGACAACCCCTTGAATTTGTCGAACACCCGCCTCGAACTCACCAACAAATTCAAAAGCTTGTTCCGCTACGGCACCGCCGTGACTGACATCGGCGCACACGTGCCCTCGGTTCTGGCCGAACCCACAGTCCAACACACCAGCAGCGACGGGCAAAAGATCAACGCACTCACCATCGACAACGAGCCCCTTAACGGGCTGAGACGGTTGAGCAAAAGTGGTATTCAGGCCTGCATCGAGACAACAAACACCAGCTGGGTCATCCATCGCCACACCCGATCAGAACTGGAGTACTCAGCCAAATTGCTCCACCCGGATGTGAACGAGCTGGCAAACCCTTTCAAACCCAACCGCACTGGATATCTCCTGCGGGAGGAGGGCGTGGAGTCACGGCAGTTGGCAACCAACCTTCTCGGCCCCACCCACAGGCCGCCTCAGGCCTACCTGAATTCCCTTGAAGCCTTCATCGATCGCTGCGGTGTCAACGAACTGATTCATGAAGCCAGAGCAGAAAAAGCAAAAAAAGCAAACAAGGTCCTCAACACAAAAATTGCCGCAGCTGTTGCGAAGTCAAGGAGCAATCCAAAACGATCACGCATCATCAGCCAACTTCTGCGGAAGCCAGAGACACGTAAAACCTGCCGTATCTATGCCACAAAATTGCTCAAACTAAATCCGGACTCCAAAGATGCAATAGCCTCACTGATTTACACCTACGCCCATGAAGACTACAGCGGAAAAATCCGCACAGCACTGGACCTCGCACACCAAAACTGCCAAGGCAATGAAGACAATCTCAATAAGATTCTGCATAAAGTATTTAAATATCTAAACGAGAAGGAGGCTGGCAACTTTGAAGGAATTTTGCACCAATACAAGATCGAGAAAGCCGAAATCTCCCGGCGACTGGAGATCAATCTAAACGCCAGAACGCGCCTCTTGAATCGCGCCAGCATTGAAACCAACAGCTGCGATGTGATCACCGTTGCTTCCAACGAAGGGCCCTACATAGCAGAATTTATTCACCACTACATTTACCAAGGATTTAGAAATCTTTTCATCGGACTGAACAACGACACCTCCGGACAAACAGGACCAATCATTGAATTAATTGCCAAGCAATATCCCCAGGTTCACCTGATCAATACAGACCAAGAGCATCAGCAAGGACAGCAGCGCAGTTCCTACTGCAAGCTCTATGACGAAGCATCCAAGATCAGTCAATCCTCCCATTGCATGGTGGTGGATGTGGATGAGTCCTGGGTCGCCTATCCCTTAACAACCACGATCAAGGAGTTCTTGGCTGCTCAACCAGAAGCTGATGTGATCTCCTCAAATTGGCTGCACTGCCATGGCGGCAATCTGTTCGACAACCCCTTGAATTTGTCGAACACCCGCCTCGAACTCACCAACAAATTCAAAAGCTTGTTCCGCTACGGCACCGCCGTGACTGACATCGGCGCACACGTGCCCTCGGTTCTGGCCGAACCCACAGTCCAACACACCAGCAGCGACGGGCAAAAGATCAACGCACTCACCATCGACAACGAGCCCCTTAACGGGCTGAGACGGTTGAGCAAAAGTGGTATTCAGGCCTGCATCGAGACAACAAACACCAGCTGGGTCATCCATCGCCACACCCGATCAGAACTGGAGTACTCAGCCAAATTGCTCCACCCGGATGTGAACGAGCTGGCAAACCCTTTCAAACCCAACCGCACTGGATATCTCCTGCGGGAGGAGGGCGTGGAGTCACGGCAGTTGGCAACCAACCTTCTCGGCCCCACCCACAGGCCGCCTCAGGCCTACCTGAATTCCCTTGAAGCCTTCATCGATCGCTGCGGTGTCAACGAACTGATTCATGAAGCCAGAGCTCAAATTGACGAGGAGCAGATCAAGGAGACAATCAAAGCGATGAATCCCAAGATGATCAAAACTCATCAAACGGTCTGGCAACGCACGTTCAGGGGGACACGATTCCTGAAAATGCTCGAGCACCGCTGCTGTGAATGCGACGTTGAGCCGATTGCCTAGGGCAATGTCTTCATGAGGCTGCCCATCTCCAACGCCTCCAAGCCATAGCTCCAACCCAGGTTGCTCTTGATGCCCGCCCGCTCCAGCGCCTGCTGCATCGTGTCGGTCGTCAACACCCCGAAGATCACCGGCACAGCCGTGTCGCGGGCCACAGCCGCTATGCCCTTGCTGGCCTCCGCCACCACCACATCGAAGTGGGGAGTGTCTCCACGGATCACCGCCCCAAGGGTGATCAGCACCTGATACTGACCGGAACGGGCCATCTGCTGGGCCACGATCGGCAGTTCAAACGAACCCGGTACCCAGGCCACATCAAGCTGTGAACTCGTTTCCGACACATCCACCCCGTGTCGCTTGAGGCAGTCGAGACAACCGCTCAGCAGCTTGGCGGTGACCAGATCATTGAAGCGGGCCACAACGATGCCGACGCGCAGCCCTGCTGCGTCAGAAAAACGTCCTTCGAACGTGGCCATTGTGGAGGTGCCAACTGAATCTCAGCCATCGTGGCACCCCCCGTGTTCCCTCTGAAGGCTTCGCTCAGACGACGAAGAAGCTCACACCCCAGTTGAGGAGCACCAAGACCACCCACACAGCACTGCCCAGCAGGATGAGGCGGTTGGAACGGCCGCTGTCTTCGCTGGAGGCATACAGCACCGGCACCGCAACGATCAGAGCAAAGGACGCCACCACCAGGGCCAGGACGGTCAGCGTGTTGATGAACTGCATGGAACTGGAAGTCAGGGGTCGATTTTCACACGAGAGCTGTTGCTCCCGCGAGCGATCGGAGCACTCTTCACACCATGAAGGGGAAGAGGCCGCCGCTCAGCGCAGATTCTGGTTCAGACGCGGGTCGCGACAGCGCTGCCGATGGCATCACGCAGACCACGCACCACCGCCACCATCGCCAGCTCATCCCGAAGACGGTTCACCGCTGAACCGACGCCCACACCCGCCGCACCGGCGGCAATGGCCATTGGCAGCGTCACTGCCGAAAGACCAGACGCACACAAAACGGGCACATCGACGGCACGGCTGATGCTGTGGGCCGCCGCCAGGGTGGGGGCAGCCTTCTCGATCAAACCCAGGTGACCAGCACTGAAGGGCTTGGCACTGGTGCCGCCCTCGGTCTGGATCAGATCGGCACCGGCTGCCACCAGATCAATGGCCAGCTGCTCCTGTTCATCCATGGGCAGCACGTGGGGCACGGTGACGCTCAACACCACGTTGGGCAGCAATTGGCGGGTTCGGCGGGTGAGCTCCAGCACCTCAGCTGCATCAAAGATCCGGCCCTGGGGATAGAAGGCGTCGTAGTTGCCGATCTCCACCATCAGTGCACCGGCTTCCACCGCCGCGGGGAACTGCTCAGGCTCCACCGACGACACACACACGGGCACGCCACCGGAGGCCTCGATCGCCAGACGCACCAGGGCGGGGTCACAGGCCACGTCGATCAGATCTGCACCGCCACGCCCGGCGGCGCGGGCGACCCGCTCCACGCTGGCGGCATCGAAATTCATCAGGCCAGCGATCACCTTGAGCGCAGAGCGCTGCTCAAGACTGCACTGGAGAGAAATGGGCAGCTGCTGAAGACGGGTCATGGGGGACTGGACAGCGATGCCCTGATTCTCACACCGTGGGGGAAACGCACCCCTCCTTTTTGGGCTGGACGTCCTGGCATGACCGCCTGCACCGGCGCCTGCTGATGCAGCCGCAGCTGCTGCCCCAGGGCAGCTCTCTGCTGCTGGCGGTGTCTGGCGGGCAGGACTCCATGGCCCTGCTCGCGTTGCTGCATGACCTGGCGCCTTTGCATGACTGGAGCCTGAGCCTGTGGCACGGCGATCACAGCTGGCACGACGGCTCCAGCCGGATCGCCGCTGACCTGAGCAACTGGTGCCAGCAGCGGAAGCTCCCCCTGCAGGTGGACCAGGCAGCGCCAGGACAGGTGCCCAGCGAAGCCAAGGCCCGGCAGTGGCGTTACGAACAACTGGCAAAACGAGGCCGCCAAGCGGGCGCCGATGTGGTGACGGGCCACACCGCCAGCGACCGGGCCGAAACGATGCTGCTGCAGCTGGCCCGCGGCAGCGACCTGGCTGGCCTGGCGGCTTTGCCCAGCATCCGCCCGCTGAGCCCGGAAGGCCCTCGGCTGCGCCGGCCGCTGCTGTACCTGCAGCGCCACGACACCCTCCAGATCTGCCGAGAGCTAGCGCTGCCGATCTGGGAGGACCCCAGCAATCAATCCCCCGAGTTCGCCCGCAACCGGATCCGCCAGGAGGTGCTGCCGGTGCTGGAGGCGTTGCATCCAGGCAGCACGCAGCGGATGAGCGATCTGGCCGAACGGGTGTCCCAGGTGCGGGACGTTCAGACAGAACTCAGCCGGATGGCCCTGAAGCTTCTGCAAACCCCAGCTGGCATGGACCGCCGCGGCCTGGGAGCGTTGAGCTCAGCCAGCCGCCGCCTGCTGCTGGCGCAGTGGCTGCAGCAGCAGGGGGTGCCACCCCTGCCGGCCAGCCAGCTCGACGAGCTCAGCGGGCGACTGGACAACGGTGCCCCCGGCGGTGCGGCCGACCTTGCCGGAGGCTGGCAACTCAGCTGGAAAGGGGCGGAGCTTGTGCTGCAGCAACGCGCAACAGAGCATTAACCGCCGCGGCCACCAGACCCGCTCCACCCCTGCTGCCCTCCAAACGGATCTGGGCCAGGCCGCTGGCCGCCAGATGCTTCTTGCTTTCCGCCACCCCCACAAAACCCACCGGCATGCCGATCACCAGGCTGGGGGCTGGAGCGTCGGCGGCCACCTGCTGCAACAGCACCTCGAGGGCGGTCGGCGCACTGCCGATCAGCACCACCGGAGCCGGTGACGCCAGCGCGAGCGCACGCCAGGCCTGCACCATGCCCGCCGCGGTGCGCGTTGAACCCGCCGGCGCCGCCTCAGGTGCCCAGTCCAGCACCGTGTGCACCGTGCTTCCGAGGGTGCGTTGGGCCATCGGGGCCACCGCCGCTGCCGCCATCGCAGTGTCCGTCAGGATCGGCGCCCCCTGCTTCAGCGCTGCCAAACCCTGCTCACAGGCCCCCTCGCTGAACCGCAGCAGTGTTCCCAACGAGAGATCGCCGCTGCTGTGCACCAGCCGTTCCAGCACCTGCTGTTGCAGCGGCGGCAGGCCCGTGTCCCCCAGAGCCGCCCGGATCCGCCGGATGCTTTCGGTGAAGATCGGGTGGTCCTGGGCC
It contains:
- a CDS encoding GNAT family N-acetyltransferase codes for the protein MTPIRLVHHAPGAPGLRWLGLGPDLRPGRALLKLQRLFDRHAFWARGRSFSQLRRLLAGSDAVVSLWRGKRLVGFGRATSDGFSRAVLWDIVVAGDLQGHGLGRRVIEELLHTPPVVGVERVYLMTTKSAGFYRQLGFQDANPQQLMVLRR
- the ribH gene encoding 6,7-dimethyl-8-ribityllumazine synthase, which encodes MATFEGRFSDAAGLRVGIVVARFNDLVTAKLLSGCLDCLKRHGVDVSETSSQLDVAWVPGSFELPIVAQQMARSGQYQVLITLGAVIRGDTPHFDVVVAEASKGIAAVARDTAVPVIFGVLTTDTMQQALERAGIKSNLGWSYGLEALEMGSLMKTLP
- the psbZ gene encoding photosystem II reaction center protein PsbZ, with the protein product MQFINTLTVLALVVASFALIVAVPVLYASSEDSGRSNRLILLGSAVWVVLVLLNWGVSFFVV
- a CDS encoding DUF561 domain-containing protein, with the protein product MTRLQQLPISLQCSLEQRSALKVIAGLMNFDAASVERVARAAGRGGADLIDVACDPALVRLAIEASGGVPVCVSSVEPEQFPAAVEAGALMVEIGNYDAFYPQGRIFDAAEVLELTRRTRQLLPNVVLSVTVPHVLPMDEQEQLAIDLVAAGADLIQTEGGTSAKPFSAGHLGLIEKAAPTLAAAHSISRAVDVPVLCASGLSAVTLPMAIAAGAAGVGVGSAVNRLRDELAMVAVVRGLRDAIGSAVATRV
- the tilS gene encoding tRNA lysidine(34) synthetase TilS, whose product is MGETHPSFLGWTSWHDRLHRRLLMQPQLLPQGSSLLLAVSGGQDSMALLALLHDLAPLHDWSLSLWHGDHSWHDGSSRIAADLSNWCQQRKLPLQVDQAAPGQVPSEAKARQWRYEQLAKRGRQAGADVVTGHTASDRAETMLLQLARGSDLAGLAALPSIRPLSPEGPRLRRPLLYLQRHDTLQICRELALPIWEDPSNQSPEFARNRIRQEVLPVLEALHPGSTQRMSDLAERVSQVRDVQTELSRMALKLLQTPAGMDRRGLGALSSASRRLLLAQWLQQQGVPPLPASQLDELSGRLDNGAPGGAADLAGGWQLSWKGAELVLQQRATEH
- the mutS gene encoding DNA mismatch repair protein MutS, translated to MPRSASQPPDDALQGNLFGAPEPATPAAPGSEPEAASHDLSDDELGADAAARPRQRQAPSTDSSAETPGASDPEPSSDEPAWAHHSQLDPLELTPMLRHYVELKAAHPERVLLYRLGDFFECFFEDAIELSRVLELTLTGKEGGKAIGRVPMAGIPHHAAERYCAELIKQGYSVALCDQLETTPTKGALLKRDITRVLTPGTVLEEGMLSARRNNWLAAVVVEPAEGKQPLRWGLASADVSTGEVQVMQREESSALHQQLAQQEASELLWAAALDAERPAWCPERLRLTPMASTPFSPADAERTLQQHYGLSSLDGLGLPEQPLALQALGGLLRYLQDTQPLEEESRIPLEVPAIVHRGDALVLDAQTRRNLELTATQRDNQLQGSLLWAIDRTLTAMGGRCLRRWLEAPLMDRQAIQQRQDLVSSLVGERSLRLAIRQLLRPMGDLERLAGRAGAGHAGARDLVAIADGLERLPQLTARLKSAISSGPEWLEQLLSPDPALAELARTIRHKLVEAPPLSLSEGDLIHDGVDPLLDGLRNQLDDQDAWLSHQEQQERQRSGISTLKLQHHRTFGYFLAVSKAKATAVPDHWIRRQTLANEERFITPELKEREGRIFQLRARACQREYELFCQLRDEVGAMAAPIRQAARAVAALDALTGLADVAASGGYCAPTITDGRGLQLEASRHPVVEQRLVETAFTPNDVLLGDGTDLVVLTGPNASGKSCYLRQIGLIQLMAQIGSWVPARSATVGIADRIFTRVGAVDDLAAGQSTFMVEMAETANILHHASDRSLVLLDEIGRGTATFDGLSIAWAVSEHLAGDLGSRTVFATHYHELNNLASERDNVANFQVLVEETGEDLVFLHQVQAGGASRSYGIEAARLAGVPKPVVKRARQVLDQLAA
- a CDS encoding glycosyltransferase family 2 protein; translation: MDTKTELNKKIAAAVAEYKTSPKQLRLLSRHLRKPETRKACRICATKLLKLNPDSKDAIASLIYTYANSSYSEKIRTALDLAHQNCQGNEDNLNKILHKVFKYLNEKEAGNFEGILHQYKIEKAEISRRLQINLNARTRLLNRASIETNSCDVITVASNEGPYIAEFIHHYIYQGFRNLFIGLNNDTSGQTGPIIELIAKQYPQVHLINTDQEHQQGQQRSSYCKLYDEASKISQSSHCMVVDVDESWVAYPLTTTIKEFLAAQPEADVISSNWLHCHGGNLFDNPLNLSNTRLELTNKFKSLFRYGTAVTDIGAHVPSVLAEPTVQHTSSDGQKINALTIDNEPLNGLRRLSKSGIQACIETTNTSWVIHRHTRSELEYSAKLLHPDVNELANPFKPNRTGYLLREEGVESRQLATNLLGPTHRPPQAYLNSLEAFIDRCGVNELIHEARAEKAKKANKVLNTKIAAAVAKSRSNPKRSRIISQLLRKPETRKTCRIYATKLLKLNPDSKDAIASLIYTYAHEDYSGKIRTALDLAHQNCQGNEDNLNKILHKVFKYLNEKEAGNFEGILHQYKIEKAEISRRLEINLNARTRLLNRASIETNSCDVITVASNEGPYIAEFIHHYIYQGFRNLFIGLNNDTSGQTGPIIELIAKQYPQVHLINTDQEHQQGQQRSSYCKLYDEASKISQSSHCMVVDVDESWVAYPLTTTIKEFLAAQPEADVISSNWLHCHGGNLFDNPLNLSNTRLELTNKFKSLFRYGTAVTDIGAHVPSVLAEPTVQHTSSDGQKINALTIDNEPLNGLRRLSKSGIQACIETTNTSWVIHRHTRSELEYSAKLLHPDVNELANPFKPNRTGYLLREEGVESRQLATNLLGPTHRPPQAYLNSLEAFIDRCGVNELIHEARAQIDEEQIKETIKAMNPKMIKTHQTVWQRTFRGTRFLKMLEHRCCECDVEPIA
- a CDS encoding precorrin-8X methylmutase, which codes for MAWMAQDHPIFTESIRRIRAALGDTGLPPLQQQVLERLVHSSGDLSLGTLLRFSEGACEQGLAALKQGAPILTDTAMAAAAVAPMAQRTLGSTVHTVLDWAPEAAPAGSTRTAAGMVQAWRALALASPAPVVLIGSAPTALEVLLQQVAADAPAPSLVIGMPVGFVGVAESKKHLAASGLAQIRLEGSRGGAGLVAAAVNALLRVAAAQAPPLSS